In Halopelagius longus, the following proteins share a genomic window:
- a CDS encoding aldo/keto reductase → MSLDYRRLGTTGTKVSELCFGTWRFGRKTGGVLETSKEEAHELLDAYVERGGNFIDTANVYGDPNGTSEDWIGDWLSDYDREQFVVASKVYFGFDDENPNGSGLSRTHVRNQIEGTLDRLGTDYLDLYYIHRWDEETPIEETLSTLDRLVEEGKVNYLGASTMAAWQLTKALWKSDVEDYERFEVTQPLFHAGYYEDVADYLDVCGDQGLAVCPYSPLAGGFLTGKYERADPDDPTIVEAPDGSRADFDERFDQFYLSERGWHVLDAVRDVAEEVDATPAQVSLRWLMDYPEATVVPIVGARTVEQLDENVGAADVDLSDDQWERIMDARYGEDGKLIH, encoded by the coding sequence ATGAGCCTCGACTACCGACGACTCGGGACGACAGGGACGAAAGTCTCCGAACTCTGCTTCGGCACGTGGCGGTTCGGCCGGAAGACCGGCGGCGTGTTGGAGACGTCGAAGGAGGAGGCGCACGAACTCCTGGACGCCTACGTCGAACGCGGCGGCAACTTCATCGACACCGCCAACGTCTACGGCGACCCCAACGGGACGAGCGAGGACTGGATCGGCGATTGGCTCTCCGACTACGACAGAGAGCAGTTCGTCGTCGCCTCGAAGGTGTACTTCGGCTTCGACGACGAGAACCCCAACGGGTCGGGTCTCTCGCGGACGCACGTCCGAAACCAGATAGAGGGGACCTTGGACCGACTGGGCACCGACTACCTCGACCTGTACTACATCCACCGCTGGGACGAGGAGACGCCCATCGAGGAGACGCTCTCGACGCTCGACCGTCTGGTCGAGGAGGGGAAAGTGAACTACCTCGGCGCCTCGACGATGGCGGCGTGGCAACTGACGAAGGCGCTCTGGAAGTCCGACGTGGAGGACTACGAGCGGTTCGAGGTGACCCAACCGCTGTTCCACGCGGGCTACTACGAGGACGTGGCCGACTACCTCGACGTCTGCGGCGACCAAGGACTCGCGGTCTGTCCGTACTCCCCGCTCGCGGGCGGCTTCCTCACCGGGAAGTACGAACGCGCGGACCCCGACGACCCGACGATAGTCGAAGCGCCCGACGGGTCCCGCGCCGACTTCGACGAGCGGTTCGACCAGTTCTACCTCTCGGAGCGCGGGTGGCACGTCTTAGACGCCGTGCGGGACGTCGCCGAAGAGGTCGACGCCACGCCCGCGCAGGTGTCGCTCCGGTGGTTGATGGACTACCCCGAGGCCACCGTCGTCCCCATCGTCGGCGCGCGCACCGTCGAACAACTCGACGAGAACGTCGGCGCGGCCGACGTGGACCTCTCGGACGACCAGTGGGAGCGCATCATGGACGCCCGGTACGGCGAGGACGGGAAACTCATCCACTAA
- a CDS encoding Mov34/MPN/PAD-1 family protein codes for MRLFRSGEILGIAEDALEFALEASRETHPDEYMGFLRGDDARKLGLDRRGTVITDVLIIPGTKSDPTSATVDSNMVPNDLRAVGSIHSHPNGVLRPSDADLDTFGNGKVHIIVGAPYERTDWRAFDQYGDRRSLDVLDVELADPEEFFDFTEDDLDLDDV; via the coding sequence ATGCGCCTCTTTCGGTCGGGAGAGATTCTCGGCATCGCCGAGGACGCACTCGAGTTCGCACTCGAGGCCTCCCGCGAAACGCACCCGGACGAGTACATGGGATTCCTGCGCGGGGACGACGCGCGGAAACTCGGACTCGACCGACGGGGGACGGTCATCACGGACGTTCTCATCATCCCGGGGACGAAGTCCGACCCGACGAGTGCCACCGTGGACTCGAACATGGTTCCCAACGACCTGCGCGCCGTCGGGTCGATTCACTCTCACCCGAACGGCGTCCTCCGCCCCAGCGACGCCGACTTGGACACGTTCGGCAACGGGAAGGTCCACATCATCGTCGGCGCGCCGTACGAACGGACCGACTGGCGGGCGTTCGACCAGTACGGCGACCGGCGGAGTTTGGACGTCCTCGACGTGGAGTTGGCCGACCCCGAGGAGTTCTTCGACTTCACCGAGGACGATTTGGACTTAGACGACGTATGA
- a CDS encoding carbonic anhydrase yields the protein MGTKGLERLLEGNERHVRGIPGDYFSQLRGAQNPGVVAVSCSDSRVPAEGAWGVEEAGELFTSVNVGNQAWTDVDGELVANDAVGYAVDSLDVDDAVVLGHTGCGAVTAAYQAVNGEGGDVLPGVEQAISRLVPYVEEANEAGVYDEETEASEAVNRLVEYLVREQVAFLVESDAVPEDVTVSGFVYDFQRAYGGDDGAAYLVAADGDTDGDALRERVPEEYENRVRSLL from the coding sequence ATGGGCACGAAGGGACTCGAACGCCTTCTCGAAGGCAACGAACGTCACGTACGAGGTATCCCCGGGGACTACTTTTCGCAACTCAGAGGTGCGCAGAACCCCGGCGTGGTCGCGGTTAGCTGTTCGGACTCGCGCGTCCCCGCCGAGGGCGCGTGGGGCGTCGAGGAGGCGGGCGAGTTGTTCACGTCGGTCAACGTCGGCAATCAGGCGTGGACGGACGTGGACGGCGAACTCGTCGCGAACGACGCCGTCGGCTACGCCGTCGATTCGTTGGACGTGGACGACGCGGTGGTCCTCGGCCACACCGGATGCGGGGCGGTCACCGCCGCCTATCAGGCGGTTAACGGCGAGGGGGGCGACGTCCTGCCGGGCGTCGAACAGGCGATATCTCGGCTCGTCCCGTACGTCGAGGAGGCGAACGAAGCGGGCGTCTACGACGAGGAGACGGAGGCGAGCGAGGCGGTCAACCGCCTCGTGGAGTACCTCGTCCGCGAACAGGTGGCGTTCCTCGTCGAGAGCGACGCCGTCCCCGAGGACGTGACCGTCTCGGGGTTCGTCTACGACTTCCAACGGGCGTACGGCGGCGACGACGGGGCGGCGTACCTCGTCGCCGCGGACGGCGACACCGACGGGGACGCCCTCCGCGAACGAGTGCCCGAGGAGTACGAGAACCGCGTTCGTTCGCTGCTCTAA
- a CDS encoding ABC transporter ATP-binding protein, with protein sequence MDKVLVAESVRKSYGDVDALSGVSLSVAEGEVFGLIGPNGAGKTTLVRALTGTTAVEGDVSVLGSDPAAVEESRVGLLPQSFSPAGRLTARELVSYYAGLYDEARDPDAVLADVGIEGDDADAWYENLSGGQKRRTCVAAALVNDPDVLFLDEPTTGIDPAGRRSLWNLLESLADGGTTVFLTSHSMVEVERLSDRVGLLNDGELVAVGTPADLVAAHGGDSRLLVETTASPEPDALDDGRFTLSTRGDELVFEGLTPRDIGDAVRALDDAGVAFDSLTWTEPDLEDVYLSLTGESFEAVGRTDAAAGADADSDADAPVAEAGGGRR encoded by the coding sequence ATGGACAAGGTACTCGTCGCCGAGAGCGTCCGCAAGTCCTACGGCGACGTGGACGCGCTTTCGGGCGTCTCGCTCTCCGTCGCCGAGGGCGAGGTGTTCGGACTCATCGGCCCGAACGGCGCGGGAAAGACGACGCTCGTCCGGGCGTTGACCGGGACGACGGCCGTCGAGGGGGACGTCAGCGTCCTCGGGTCCGACCCGGCGGCGGTAGAGGAGTCCCGCGTCGGCCTCCTCCCGCAGTCGTTCTCGCCCGCGGGTCGCCTGACGGCCCGCGAACTCGTCTCCTACTACGCGGGCCTCTACGACGAGGCGCGCGACCCCGACGCCGTGTTGGCCGACGTCGGCATCGAGGGCGACGACGCCGACGCGTGGTACGAGAACCTCTCGGGCGGCCAGAAGCGGCGGACCTGCGTCGCGGCGGCCCTCGTCAACGACCCCGACGTGCTGTTCTTGGACGAACCGACCACCGGCATCGACCCCGCGGGGCGGCGGTCGCTGTGGAACCTGCTGGAATCGCTCGCCGACGGCGGGACGACGGTGTTTCTCACCAGTCACTCGATGGTCGAGGTCGAACGCCTCTCGGACCGCGTCGGCTTGCTCAACGACGGCGAACTCGTCGCCGTCGGGACGCCCGCGGACCTCGTGGCGGCCCACGGCGGCGACAGCAGACTCCTCGTGGAGACGACGGCGTCCCCCGAGCCGGACGCCCTCGACGACGGCCGATTCACCCTCTCGACTCGGGGCGACGAACTCGTCTTCGAGGGCCTGACGCCCCGCGACATCGGCGACGCCGTGCGCGCGTTGGACGACGCGGGCGTGGCGTTCGACTCGTTGACGTGGACGGAACCGGACCTCGAAGACGTCTACCTGTCGCTGACGGGCGAGTCGTTCGAGGCGGTCGGCCGGACGGACGCGGCCGCGGGGGCGGACGCCGATTCGGACGCGGACGCTCCGGTCGCGGAGGCCGGAGGTGGTCGCCGGTGA
- the cyoE gene encoding heme o synthase, which yields MGVYLLLLVGATTAVTDAAAACTAWPACGDGFATPTTLAGWVAIGHRIAAVAVGLLGVVTLVAALRADVERRVLVPMLAAGALYPVQAGLGALVATEGGGGTLSALHLVVGMAIFGGLVAALAWSLESETGDPSESPTGHPEPDLPPAESHDPDVPTAPLARAKATANAYFRMMKPRLMWLLCLVASAGMALASATTGGLSPEIVLATLGGGVLSIGASGTFNHVFERDIDRRMSRTNDRPLATDLVPVRNAIAFGLVLAAASLALFAWVNVLAAVLGLAAIVFYSVVYTLMLKPNTVQNTVVGGAAGALPALIGWVAVTGEVGLGGLVLATVIFLWTPAHFYNLALAYKDDYERGGFPMMPVVRGETTTRKHILWYLGATLVAAGVLAATEALGLLYALTSVAFGGLFLYFVVRLHYEQSERAAFRAFHASNAYLGTVLLAVVVDTLAL from the coding sequence ATGGGCGTCTACCTCCTGCTTCTGGTGGGGGCGACGACGGCCGTGACGGACGCCGCCGCGGCGTGTACGGCGTGGCCCGCCTGCGGCGACGGCTTCGCCACGCCGACGACGCTCGCGGGGTGGGTGGCCATCGGCCACCGAATCGCGGCGGTGGCCGTCGGACTGCTCGGCGTCGTGACGCTCGTCGCCGCCCTCCGCGCCGACGTCGAACGCCGCGTCCTCGTTCCGATGCTCGCCGCCGGCGCGTTGTACCCCGTACAGGCCGGGCTGGGCGCTCTCGTCGCCACCGAAGGCGGCGGCGGGACGCTCTCGGCCCTCCACCTCGTCGTCGGGATGGCCATCTTCGGCGGTCTCGTCGCGGCGCTGGCGTGGTCGCTCGAATCCGAAACCGGCGACCCCTCGGAGTCGCCGACCGGCCACCCGGAACCGGACCTCCCGCCCGCAGAGTCGCACGACCCGGACGTTCCGACCGCACCCCTCGCCCGCGCGAAGGCGACGGCGAACGCGTACTTCCGGATGATGAAACCGCGGCTGATGTGGCTGCTCTGTCTCGTCGCCTCGGCGGGGATGGCCCTCGCGAGTGCGACGACGGGGGGGCTCTCCCCCGAGATAGTGCTGGCGACGCTCGGCGGCGGCGTCCTCTCCATCGGCGCGTCGGGGACGTTCAACCACGTCTTCGAGCGCGATATCGACCGCCGGATGTCGCGGACGAACGACCGACCGCTCGCGACGGACCTCGTTCCGGTGCGCAACGCCATCGCGTTCGGCCTCGTCCTCGCGGCGGCGTCGCTGGCGCTGTTCGCGTGGGTGAACGTCCTCGCGGCGGTGCTCGGCCTCGCGGCCATCGTCTTCTACAGCGTCGTCTACACGCTGATGCTGAAGCCGAACACGGTGCAGAACACCGTCGTCGGCGGCGCGGCGGGCGCGCTCCCGGCGCTCATCGGCTGGGTCGCCGTGACCGGCGAGGTGGGACTCGGCGGACTCGTCTTGGCGACGGTCATCTTCCTTTGGACGCCCGCGCACTTCTACAACCTCGCGTTGGCGTACAAGGACGACTACGAGCGCGGCGGCTTCCCGATGATGCCCGTCGTCCGCGGTGAGACGACGACGCGCAAGCACATCCTCTGGTACCTCGGGGCGACGCTGGTCGCCGCGGGCGTGCTGGCGGCGACGGAAGCGCTGGGGCTACTGTACGCGCTCACGAGCGTCGCGTTCGGGGGGCTGTTCCTCTACTTCGTCGTCCGCCTGCACTACGAGCAGAGCGAACGGGCGGCGTTCCGCGCGTTCCACGCCTCGAACGCCTACCTCGGCACGGTGCTTCTCGCCGTCGTCGTGGACACGCTGGCGCTATGA
- a CDS encoding bifunctional 4-hydroxy-2-oxoglutarate aldolase/2-dehydro-3-deoxy-phosphogluconate aldolase: protein MVALDVHEDMQRLTESGVVAVMRGADADTVIDVAQALQEGGVTAYEITADNPDAMELIRELSASFTDDEAIVGAGTVLDGETAGQAIRAGAEFVVSPSFHEDVVDTSNRHGTLVAPGIFTPTEAIRAFETGADFVKLFPASTAGPKHLSSIQGPLPQIPIMPTGGIDIDNAGEFIEAGAVAVGAGSAIMDGDAIEAGDFESITETAREFTDVIESARS from the coding sequence ATGGTCGCACTCGACGTACACGAGGACATGCAACGACTCACCGAGAGCGGCGTCGTCGCGGTGATGCGCGGGGCCGACGCGGACACCGTCATCGACGTGGCGCAGGCGCTTCAGGAGGGCGGCGTCACGGCGTACGAGATAACCGCCGACAACCCCGACGCAATGGAACTCATCCGCGAACTGTCGGCGTCGTTCACCGACGACGAGGCCATCGTCGGCGCCGGGACGGTCCTCGACGGGGAGACGGCGGGGCAGGCCATCCGGGCGGGCGCGGAGTTCGTCGTCAGCCCGAGTTTCCACGAGGACGTCGTCGACACGAGCAACCGCCACGGCACCTTGGTCGCGCCGGGCATCTTCACGCCGACGGAGGCGATACGCGCCTTCGAGACGGGCGCGGACTTCGTGAAACTGTTCCCCGCCTCCACGGCGGGGCCGAAGCACCTCTCGAGCATTCAGGGACCGCTTCCGCAGATCCCCATCATGCCGACCGGCGGCATCGACATCGACAACGCCGGCGAGTTCATCGAGGCGGGCGCAGTCGCCGTCGGCGCGGGAAGCGCCATCATGGACGGAGACGCCATCGAGGCGGGCGACTTCGAGTCCATCACGGAGACGGCCCGCGAGTTCACCGACGTGATAGAGTCGGCTCGAAGTTAG
- a CDS encoding ABC transporter permease: MTSVGRVRSTFFASWHSFLRRRTAVFFTFFFPVIIVLIFGALVQTQPTGGGLFAEPPGYYVPGYLAVVVLFTPLSRVGSSIARHREGNRFEKLATTPLTRAEWLLAQTLVNVVVIGLAALALLVLTVLVTGVSLPLTAETLLVVPFVALGVTLFCGLGAVIGRVADSQDGVIAASNAIALPLLFLSETFVTPDLLPAWFRPAVNLSPLTYFARGVRAVTYADASGGALFNLAVLAVLAAVFFAAGAYAIPRTD, from the coding sequence GTGACGTCCGTCGGCCGCGTTCGCTCGACGTTCTTCGCGTCGTGGCACTCGTTCCTCCGCCGCCGGACGGCGGTGTTCTTCACGTTCTTCTTCCCCGTCATCATCGTCCTCATCTTCGGGGCGTTGGTGCAGACGCAACCGACCGGCGGCGGCCTGTTCGCCGAACCGCCGGGCTACTACGTCCCCGGCTACCTCGCCGTCGTCGTCCTCTTTACGCCCCTCTCGCGCGTCGGGTCGAGCATCGCCCGCCACCGCGAGGGCAACCGCTTCGAGAAACTGGCGACGACGCCCCTCACGCGCGCGGAGTGGTTGCTGGCGCAGACGCTGGTGAACGTCGTCGTCATCGGCCTCGCGGCGTTGGCGCTTCTCGTCCTCACGGTGCTCGTGACGGGCGTGTCGCTTCCGCTCACCGCCGAGACGCTCTTGGTCGTCCCGTTCGTCGCCCTCGGCGTGACGCTGTTCTGCGGCCTCGGCGCGGTCATCGGCCGCGTCGCCGACTCCCAAGACGGCGTCATCGCGGCGTCGAACGCCATCGCGCTGCCGCTTCTGTTCCTCTCTGAGACGTTCGTCACGCCGGACCTCCTGCCCGCGTGGTTCCGCCCCGCGGTGAACCTCTCGCCGTTGACGTACTTCGCCCGCGGCGTCCGCGCAGTGACGTACGCCGACGCCTCCGGGGGCGCGCTGTTCAATCTGGCCGTCCTCGCGGTGCTGGCGGCGGTGTTCTTCGCGGCGGGGGCGTACGCGATTCCGCGGACGGACTGA
- a CDS encoding Gfo/Idh/MocA family protein, with protein MTHLSVVAIGLGSLGRLESHIANSLGDVEIVGGADPSESARGTFESELHAPAYDSHEELLDATDADAAIISSPHTLHFEHAMSCLERGVHVHLEKPMVTDLDDARTLAREAESRDCVLAVGYQRHFDDRFREIRRVIDEGRIGTPHMATCHLEQVWIDAVGDSWRGNPALSGGGQLYDSGSHLLDSLLWATRSTPVSVAATVDSRGADVDVNSALAVTLERDDGRMTASVGVSGAGQSSPAPGEMLSIWGTEGSVSFDGETIRVTENGTTYEATPEEPSFEDLTERKLGNFFDAIRGDAESLIPPEDAVKVTALTEAAYESADSGRRVEVDASLDGSAEAPAEVVQND; from the coding sequence ATGACACATCTTTCGGTGGTCGCAATCGGTCTCGGCTCTCTCGGTAGACTCGAGAGTCACATCGCGAACTCGCTCGGCGACGTCGAAATCGTCGGCGGCGCGGACCCCTCCGAGTCCGCCCGCGGGACGTTCGAATCGGAACTCCACGCGCCCGCGTACGACTCCCACGAGGAACTGCTGGACGCCACGGACGCCGACGCCGCCATCATCTCGTCACCGCACACCCTCCACTTCGAGCACGCGATGTCGTGTCTCGAACGCGGCGTCCACGTCCACTTGGAGAAGCCCATGGTGACGGACTTAGACGACGCGCGCACCCTCGCCCGCGAGGCGGAGTCGCGCGACTGCGTCCTCGCCGTCGGCTACCAGCGACACTTCGACGACCGGTTCCGGGAGATTCGGCGCGTCATCGACGAGGGACGCATCGGCACGCCGCACATGGCGACCTGTCACCTCGAACAGGTGTGGATAGACGCCGTCGGCGACAGTTGGCGGGGGAACCCGGCGCTGTCGGGCGGCGGACAACTGTACGACTCGGGGTCGCACCTGCTCGATTCGCTCCTGTGGGCGACGCGGAGTACGCCCGTCTCCGTCGCCGCGACGGTGGATTCCCGCGGCGCCGACGTGGACGTGAACTCGGCGCTGGCCGTGACGCTCGAACGCGACGACGGCCGCATGACCGCCAGCGTCGGCGTCTCCGGCGCGGGGCAGAGTTCGCCCGCGCCCGGCGAGATGCTCTCTATCTGGGGCACCGAGGGCTCCGTCTCCTTCGACGGCGAGACGATTCGCGTCACCGAGAACGGGACGACGTACGAGGCGACGCCGGAGGAACCCTCCTTCGAGGACCTCACGGAGCGGAAACTCGGCAACTTCTTCGACGCGATTCGCGGCGACGCGGAGTCTCTGATTCCGCCCGAGGACGCCGTGAAGGTGACCGCACTCACCGAGGCGGCGTACGAGTCCGCCGACTCCGGCCGCCGCGTCGAGGTGGACGCCAGTCTCGACGGGAGCGCCGAAGCGCCCGCTGAAGTCGTTCAGAACGACTGA
- a CDS encoding SelT/SelW/SelH family protein, whose product MTTVEIEYCVPCGFLDRAEEIQHALLQQFGERLDRVALVTGDHGVLTVAVGGETVWDKEDDEYDVDAITRRVRETL is encoded by the coding sequence ATGACGACCGTCGAAATCGAGTACTGCGTCCCCTGCGGCTTCCTCGACCGGGCCGAGGAGATTCAGCACGCGCTTCTGCAGCAGTTCGGCGAGAGACTCGACAGGGTGGCCTTGGTGACCGGCGACCACGGCGTCCTGACCGTCGCCGTCGGTGGCGAGACGGTCTGGGACAAGGAGGACGACGAGTACGACGTCGACGCCATCACGCGCCGCGTCCGAGAGACGCTGTGA
- a CDS encoding adenylyltransferase/cytidyltransferase family protein produces MTGRVIAQGTFDILHPGHLHYLRDAAALGDELHVIVARRENVTHKAKPVLPDRQRRDMVDALEMVAEAHLGHREDIFVPIERIEPDVIVLGHDQHHDEDGIRAALAERGIDCDVTRASPCEPRYDGELLSTGRIVDRILDRRG; encoded by the coding sequence ATGACGGGCAGAGTCATCGCCCAGGGGACGTTCGACATCCTCCACCCCGGCCACCTGCACTACCTCCGCGACGCCGCCGCCCTCGGCGACGAACTCCACGTCATCGTCGCGCGGCGGGAGAACGTGACCCACAAGGCCAAGCCGGTCCTCCCGGACAGGCAACGGCGGGACATGGTGGACGCCTTGGAGATGGTCGCGGAGGCGCACCTCGGCCACCGCGAGGACATCTTCGTCCCCATCGAACGCATCGAACCGGACGTCATCGTCCTCGGCCACGACCAACACCACGACGAGGACGGCATCCGCGCCGCCCTCGCGGAACGCGGCATCGACTGCGACGTGACCCGCGCGTCGCCATGCGAACCCCGATACGACGGCGAACTCCTCTCGACCGGTCGCATCGTCGACCGCATCCTCGACCGGCGGGGATGA
- a CDS encoding DUF7546 family protein — MTSVSAAVSRPSRDDLLLVGLLANTLVLGALAYVAAAGISVTQPRYALYGLAWILVGVLAVWKTDVAPTDRTTRRRAAAVAVGYAAVLAVAGGVLVTAAGQVPGGEWGVRIATLAPGWGPAPVLSTPYAAVVLMPARVVGYLALAYLVYATVIDAAGSAVSGLLGLLSCVSCSWPIVVSLLTGVVGGGSAVAAVAFDFSYDISTAVFLVTVGLLYWRPFGFRRGE; from the coding sequence ATGACCTCCGTCTCGGCCGCCGTCTCCCGACCCTCGCGCGACGACCTGCTACTCGTCGGACTCCTCGCCAACACGCTCGTTCTCGGCGCTCTCGCTTACGTCGCGGCGGCCGGTATCTCGGTCACTCAGCCCCGGTACGCGCTGTACGGACTCGCGTGGATACTCGTCGGCGTCCTCGCCGTCTGGAAGACGGACGTGGCACCGACCGACCGGACGACGCGGCGACGGGCCGCCGCCGTCGCCGTCGGGTACGCGGCCGTCCTCGCCGTCGCGGGCGGCGTCCTCGTCACCGCCGCGGGGCAGGTTCCGGGAGGCGAGTGGGGCGTCCGAATCGCCACGCTCGCGCCCGGATGGGGGCCCGCGCCCGTCCTCTCGACGCCGTACGCCGCCGTCGTCCTCATGCCCGCCCGCGTCGTCGGCTACCTCGCGTTGGCGTACCTCGTCTACGCCACCGTCATCGACGCCGCGGGCTCCGCGGTGTCGGGACTCCTCGGTCTCCTGTCGTGCGTCTCCTGTTCGTGGCCCATCGTCGTCTCCCTCCTGACGGGCGTCGTCGGCGGCGGGTCCGCCGTCGCCGCGGTGGCGTTCGACTTCTCCTACGATATCTCGACGGCCGTGTTCCTCGTCACCGTGGGACTGCTCTACTGGCGACCGTTCGGCTTCCGCCGCGGGGAGTGA
- the coxB gene encoding cytochrome c oxidase subunit II, translated as MRKTRLALVPLLSMLAMALVALPVAAQPSSSAQLINELNGKLLYVAVPITLLVEAILIYTVVKFRNSGNPLPTRENRRLEITWTIATAIILLFVGVASYGVLADVTHVSGQSAADVGIEEEQADPVVVRAEAYQWGWEMSYPEAGNFTTGTEIVVPKDRPVVIRVTSRDVVHAFHVPELGLKQDAMPGQVNVINTVPYETGTYQGYCAEYCGVSHSQMYFTMEVVSQDQYQQWLSEQQNSSSGSGGNGGNGGNSTSEGQ; from the coding sequence ATGCGAAAGACGCGCTTGGCGCTCGTTCCTCTGCTGTCGATGCTGGCGATGGCGCTCGTCGCACTCCCCGTCGCGGCGCAACCGTCGTCCAGCGCGCAGTTGATCAACGAGTTGAACGGAAAACTCCTGTACGTGGCAGTACCCATCACCCTGCTCGTCGAGGCCATCCTCATCTACACGGTGGTGAAGTTCCGGAACAGCGGCAACCCGCTTCCGACGCGGGAGAACCGTCGCCTCGAAATCACGTGGACCATCGCGACGGCCATCATCCTCCTTTTCGTCGGTGTGGCGTCCTACGGCGTCCTCGCGGACGTGACGCACGTCAGCGGGCAGAGCGCCGCCGACGTGGGGATCGAAGAGGAACAGGCGGACCCCGTCGTCGTCCGCGCGGAAGCCTACCAGTGGGGATGGGAGATGTCGTACCCCGAGGCGGGTAACTTCACGACCGGCACCGAGATAGTCGTCCCGAAGGACAGGCCGGTGGTCATCCGCGTGACGAGTCGGGACGTGGTACACGCGTTCCACGTGCCGGAACTCGGCCTGAAGCAGGACGCGATGCCCGGACAGGTCAACGTCATCAACACCGTCCCCTACGAGACGGGAACGTACCAAGGCTACTGCGCGGAGTACTGCGGCGTCTCCCACTCGCAGATGTACTTCACCATGGAAGTCGTCTCACAGGACCAGTACCAGCAGTGGCTGAGCGAGCAACAGAACAGCAGTAGCGGCAGTGGCGGCAACGGCGGCAACGGCGGCAACAGTACCAGCGAAGGGCAGTAA
- a CDS encoding PQQ-dependent sugar dehydrogenase codes for MLSVDRRRFLGASAAALAGALSGCGGESAQTDTGTTDVDGTGTAGTPSLDDARVGLERVAEGFAAPVDLCAPAGVDRRFVVDQPGVVWSVTGEGRAEKPYLDLRDRVVEVSGYSERGLLGMAAHPDFAENGRLFVRYSAPNREGTPSNYSHTFVLSELTVDPGADDPSPEERTLLEIPEPQPNHNAGSVVFGPDGYLYVGVGDGGGSEDRGTGHVEDWYDAVPGGNGQDVTANRLGSVLRIDVDEGTSSGSRTQSDDVDSRTDGKPYGIPEDNPLVGREGFDEQYAWGFRNPWRVSFDGEDLYVADVGESAYEEVNRVTAGGNYGWNVREGAHCFGADSCPAETADGEALVDPVIEYSHSGDGPSGAAVIGGYVYRGDEVPALSGAYVFADWQADGRLFAATPDSSETPWPISEVSVVGSPSLGSNVLAFGRDGEEVYVLANEGGVSGSSGTLSRLVAP; via the coding sequence ATGCTCTCCGTGGACAGACGGCGGTTCCTCGGCGCGTCCGCCGCGGCACTCGCGGGCGCACTCTCCGGGTGCGGCGGCGAGTCGGCGCAGACGGACACAGGGACGACTGACGTCGACGGTACCGGAACCGCCGGAACTCCATCGTTGGACGACGCGAGGGTCGGACTCGAACGCGTCGCCGAGGGGTTCGCCGCGCCGGTTGACCTCTGTGCGCCCGCGGGAGTCGACCGTCGGTTCGTCGTGGACCAACCCGGCGTCGTCTGGTCGGTGACGGGGGAGGGACGCGCCGAGAAGCCCTACCTAGACCTCCGGGACAGGGTGGTCGAGGTTAGCGGCTACTCCGAGCGCGGACTGTTGGGGATGGCGGCGCATCCGGACTTCGCGGAGAACGGCCGCCTGTTCGTCAGGTACAGCGCTCCGAACCGAGAGGGGACGCCATCGAACTACAGTCACACGTTCGTCCTGAGCGAACTGACGGTGGACCCCGGCGCGGACGACCCCTCGCCGGAGGAGCGAACGCTGTTGGAGATTCCCGAACCGCAACCGAACCACAACGCCGGGTCCGTCGTCTTCGGTCCGGACGGCTACCTCTACGTCGGCGTCGGCGACGGCGGGGGGAGCGAGGACCGAGGGACGGGCCACGTCGAAGACTGGTACGACGCCGTCCCGGGCGGCAACGGACAGGACGTGACGGCGAACCGCCTCGGGAGCGTACTGCGAATCGACGTCGACGAGGGAACCTCGTCGGGCAGTCGGACGCAGTCCGACGACGTGGACTCCCGAACGGACGGAAAGCCGTACGGAATCCCCGAGGACAACCCCCTCGTGGGGCGCGAGGGCTTCGACGAACAGTACGCGTGGGGCTTCCGCAACCCGTGGCGTGTGAGTTTCGACGGCGAGGACCTGTACGTCGCCGACGTGGGCGAGAGCGCCTACGAGGAGGTGAACCGCGTCACCGCGGGCGGCAACTACGGGTGGAACGTCCGCGAGGGCGCGCACTGCTTCGGCGCCGACTCCTGCCCGGCCGAGACTGCTGACGGCGAAGCCCTCGTCGACCCCGTAATCGAGTACTCCCACTCCGGCGACGGCCCCTCGGGCGCGGCCGTCATCGGGGGGTACGTCTACCGCGGCGACGAGGTTCCGGCTCTCTCGGGGGCGTACGTCTTCGCGGACTGGCAGGCTGACGGCCGTCTGTTCGCCGCGACCCCCGACTCGTCGGAGACGCCGTGGCCTATCTCGGAGGTGTCGGTCGTCGGGTCGCCGTCGCTCGGGTCGAACGTCCTCGCGTTCGGCCGCGACGGCGAGGAGGTGTACGTCCTCGCCAACGAGGGCGGCGTCTCCGGGTCCTCCGGCACGCTCTCCCGACTCGTCGCGCCGTGA